The sequence ATCTAAGAGTagagattaaaataaaattatataaagatCCTTCATAATGAAGGAATCAAGCctgaaaaaagataaaaagaaaaataaagtaagcAAGCCAAATTCAAAGCTAACCTAAAGGAAATGACAAAGGGTTAAGCAGTCTTAGAACAAGgttatctatatatatttatctcgTTTTCTAATCTTTAAGAGAGTATAGAAATTTATGTTATACAtgcttaaaatataaatggaagCCTACCTAACTCCATgttgggttttcttttttactattaaacGAGGATTTAGGAGCTCTGATTAGGCAGGAACCACCATGGAAACAGGAAATTGTCTGAGAGCGAAACTGAAAGATGATATTTCCTACATTTGCGGGTCCGATGAATACAAAGTGTTGCctttaataattcaaatgaataaaaatataataacctGGTGCTGGCCACTACAGAGCCAGAAATACACATCGAAGTTGCTTCCGTTTTCATACAGACATACATGCCATGGGATATGGGGACCTTGTCGCCTGCTAAAGCCACTCAGAAACTCAATTCTTGCATTTAACTTGGCATGTTAAATGATCATGGGTATTGAATCATGCTCATTTTTGTAAGAAACTAAAACATTGTATTGTGTTGTGTTGGCACATCATAAAAATCTCTCCCTTCGGGCCTAAGCATTCCAAATTGAAGGAAGCTTGAAAGCAATGGCTTTTGGGACCAGAATATATAAATCATATATGATTCTgaacttttcttttgcttctaTGAATTGATGAGTAGAATATTCTTGTCCTGTACTATAGTCAATTTAATTAGCTTAATTAAAGATTTCTTTATGCTGTGTTAAACAATCAATTTAAGTTAGAAGATGTactaaaaattacaaatgcCAGCTCTTTGTGACATGTATATTCCtcactttttctgtatttacTTTTGCTTTGGCTTATTGACTGCCATCAGAAGTCGGTGTGCACGCATGGATGGATACATATGATGAAAAGAAGTATAAAAAGACACACGGCTCTTTATAATATTACACAGGAATCAACATTTTCTTATAAACATAGTAAACCAAGAAAAATGACTAGGACATGCATCAGCAGACCATCAGCTTATAACACACATTCAATTGGTCAAAACTGCTGCCACAATTATGCAACTTTTAAGTCATTAATCTAACCAAGCTAATTAATTAGGAGAAGAAACCCATCACCATTTCTAGGGTTTTTTTTTGGTGGTTAGTAGTAAAAGGAAAGTGATAAGTTCTTTTAAAGTACTAACTATTATCATACGCTTATAGTACGACAAGGAGTTCCAATGGGTTGGCCACCTGCCATGCTATGAAGTTTCCTCTCTTTGATGGCTGGATCTTCCAGTAAGAACACTTTGTCCTTGTCCCTAACCCCTAGCATATGCAAATACTCAccatcttctctttcttttcccttGAACAACAGCCTTTGTTCTCTTGGCTCCAATCCAGTTACCAATGACAATACCATCTTTAGTTCTCCTGAAAATGTCAACAATCATATGCATGTTTAGGTCAACCTCTAGAAGATCAAGTAAATTGGTCAtgcaattttttattgatatctTTCAATTAGTTACCAAATGAACATTTTGATGATTATTGCTATTAGTGACTAAGTCTCAATACAAAATGCAAACTGGCATAATTATGCAAATGTAAGGAAAATTGCATTGTTTCATTCAGTATGCAACACTTTGATCGAAAAAGTTACATGCACTGAATTTTACCAAAAAAAAGTTCATCATTAGTCGACTATGATATTGCGAGAATGTACATTTCTGACTGGTTTCACTTAATAAAGTTGTTACATAGTTtagaagtaaaagaaattgatataGTAAAAAGGGGTTACCAAAGGTTGAAGTAGCTTCAATAGAAATATCATGCCATTGAGAAAGAGTTGAGACTTTGACAGTAATCAACTCTCCAACACTGTCTCCACATTCTCTCTTCTGAACAAGCATGCCACCAGGCCTAAGCTCCCATTTGATTTCACTGTTGTTAATACTTCCACATGACCCTTTCTCACTTCCTTTAACGCTATTATTACTGTTGTTGTTAATCCCACCCAGCTTAAAGCTGCCTCTGCAAAACCTCTTAGACCGCAACTTGATCatgttttataatttctgTTATTAACTCTCCTAAAAAAGACAGCTCTCTCTTACTCTTCTTTAAGACCAAGAAAGAACTCAAAAGTGAAGGGGAAGAAAAGATGCTCGAGCATAGCCTAGTTATATAATGACACAGCAGAGAATAAGACAAAAGGAAGGTAATAAAGGCGCCCTTGGTGTTGtggaaaaaagaatgaaaaatgcAAGAACTTAATAAATAGGTGAGAATATATGAGATGATGACACATGGGGTAGAGTTTGGGCATATATATAGTTTCTTGTGCTAATCTTATGGAGAGGGGCCAGGGAGAGCACATGGGAGTGGGTGCTATTCTTAACACGCTTGCTTGATTAACGGGCCAGACATAATCAAATCACATGGTCGGTTGgtcttgtttatttttttggtgactttctttaatttagaacttgctttttttcttgatGAGTATATGTGCAAGTCCACAATTGGGTTTGGAAGTAACTGTCAGATTTAGgttttgttttgaatactCCAAATGACAGGAACAAGGGTACCTAAAAAGAAGTTGGCAATGAGCCAATGACCGTTCCTTCTGTTTCTTTATTTGCTCGTTATAGTTATTAACTTCTTCTTGTTTTGCTGTAATTGGtctttgtttttccttttgtgTATACAATATGGTAGGTTTGTGGAGGCATCTTCCTTTTCCATTGGAGTGcttatgttatatataataGCTAGACATCCTCTCTCTACTAGATAATAAGTGGACTATTCGTGCAAATGCAGctttcacttttatttttatcagaaaatagaaaaagaataagcGCACTATATATTTTGCTaaagatttaatatatatttctatttatatccTGAAtggatatataattattaattttaaataatagaatatgtaTCGAtcatttaatatcaaaatattaaacatttaTAGTATATGTCAATTTCCTATTTATTGTAGTGTATGCACCAAGACTACATAAAAACTTTTCAACAAATAGGTATTCTCTTACTTCTTACTTATTTCGTATATGAAAAATTGttacaaattaatttctattctttttgggatttttcatattatctTAACAAGTCCTTCACattatattaaatctttttttataagattatattaatccttgtattattttttggttAATTTGCTGTTAAGCTTGAATTGTAATCGCACATATGccttctttattaattatcccttattttttctattatttacaaattattGTTATAGTCTTCATTTCTGTCTTCACCGCTATCATCCTCATGGTCGAGCAAACAGACCCCAAACCTTATCACTTTTATCCTTGTCATCAATGCCTTCTTCGTCTTACTGTACTATCAACATTATTTTTGTCTCTCTTTTACTCTTAataaatgtttttattataagatAATTTACATCTGAGTATCACTATCTTTAAATATGAAGCTTTCcttcttcaaaaaaaataaaatatatgaagcTTTCCATATAACAcattcataaacatataaatataaatataataagaggGAGACAGAGGATAGTAAACTGTATTAACATATGATTTTACAGAGCAACTTACAGTAATGCCATATTTCAATAGAATGGTTAATTGGTAATTCTTTTAAACCTACTCTCTACTTCCTTTATTACCCATCTTCTCTTCTATGCAAAATTAACAGAAAAAGTAACAGAAAAGGatttgatataaattttttttttaaaaaataaatgacttaatataattttaagaagtGACAAACTGATtcatataatatgaaaatcttAAGAGGGTAAGTGGTAATTGCTCCAAttgttaaatattagaaatatatttgaCCCATTCGCGCTTTCTTAGAGAAAtcttttatctaaatttaatatatatatcataattaatagGACAATGAGAtgtattttgatattgaataaataatacattaaaatttattcaaaattaataaatatatattaattatttatcagttTTGTGTATATGACTTCAAAAG comes from Ricinus communis isolate WT05 ecotype wild-type chromosome 5, ASM1957865v1, whole genome shotgun sequence and encodes:
- the LOC8260333 gene encoding BAG family molecular chaperone regulator 2 is translated as MIKLRSKRFCRGSFKLGGINNNSNNSVKGSEKGSCGSINNSEIKWELRPGGMLVQKRECGDSVGELITVKVSTLSQWHDISIEATSTFGELKMVLSLVTGLEPREQRLLFKGKEREDGEYLHMLGVRDKDKVFLLEDPAIKERKLHSMAGGQPIGTPCRTISV